DNA from Nitrospirae bacterium YQR-1:
ACAGCCCCGCCCAGGCCGCCGCAAAAACCCACTATCGAGCCTTCCATAAAAAATGGCAATCTGATAAAGCCTCTGGTTGCCCCCAGCAACTTGTATATCTCTATTTCCTCTTTTCTCCTGTAAAAAAGAATCTTTACCGTTGTGTAACTTATAAAGACAACAGCACAGGCAAAGGTGCAAGACAGTGTTATGCCGATAGTACGCACTCCGCGTTTTAAAGCTGAAAGGGACTCCATCTGTGCCTGCCCAAACTCCACATCATC
Protein-coding regions in this window:
- a CDS encoding FtsX-like permease family protein is translated as DDVEFGQAQMESLSALKRGVRTIGITLSCTFACAVVFISYTTVKILFYRRKEEIEIYKLLGATRGFIRLPFFMEGSIVGFCGGLGGAVLLQVINKVTLSKLTAEIPLFAVVNIPFTVFLLFPVIGLMLGLGGAVLAVGRIKY